TGTGAGCAGAGGAGAAAGTAAGGGATAGGGAATGTCTGGACCAGGTTCCCCAAGTGCCAATTAATAAATATGGTTGGGTGAGGGAGGGCTAAAAGGTGAAACAGAGCCCCAAAACACTGGAAGGGCTCGGGAAAAGTGGGTTATAAATCTGGGAGGAAAAGAGTCGAATTGCAGCTTTAGGGGTGTAGTGGGCATCGTTTAGAGAGCTTTTAGTTACAGCACATGCACAACCTGCCTGGGTGTCAGAGGGCAGATATCCCATCTCCTCTGGACTTCCCAACAATGTGTGTCTCCAAGTGACACAGAGAGAGCCATGGGCTGCTCTAGGGGAACATGGTAAAGGTGCTGCAAAGGccagagcccctctgctctggagccaggctgggaaagccTGGGAGTGTTtacctggaggagagaaggctccagggagaccccAGAGCCCattccagggcctaaaggggctccaagagagctggagaggggcttgggaCAAGGGgtggagggacaggacccagggaatggcttccactgccagaggacatGGTTAGATAcaatactgggaaggaattcctccctgtgagggtgggcaggccctggcacaggatgcccagagcagctgtggctgcccctggatccctggcagtgtccaagaccaggctggacagggcttggagcagcttgagccagtggaaggtgtccttgtccatggcagggatgggaatgagatgagctttttAGGTCCCTTGCAGCCGAAGTGTTCTGAGTCTCTAACACACAGGGACTTCCCACCTTCCGCTTTATTTTTGACATTATGGGAAGCAAAGGGCAAAGGTAACCTATGTCCACGTCCCATCCTCCAGCAGGATGCTCCACCTGCCCTTGCCTGTTGTCTCCAAATAAACTGTTTTGAGAAGTGAAATACTACTTAGAGATTTTGACAAATGGTTTGATTCACTGCCGGTTTTGTGAAGATGAACTAGAGAGAGCTTGTGGATCTTCACTGAAAGCAGCTGTTCTGGGCCCTTTGAAGTCTGCCTGGTTTGGAAACAGCTCCTTAGAACAAATTTGCGCCTACTCTTGTCTCAAGTCTTTCCTCATTTGAATTGCAAAAGCTTCCAGGGAGGAAGAAATGCAGGTCCCAGACTCCAGCAGGGAGGTGATGGTTTGATGATGAGGGAAAATTCAGCTCTAGGGCACCTTCTGCAGCTCAAAAGTGAGATTGTCCTGAGACACACAACAGGTTaaaccctctgctctgctcccattTTCCTCTTGAAAAATGAATCATATTGACAatataaataaagcaaatgcataaatacatgtttaataaataattttaaatagttgaatgaatgaaaattacatttgaaattaataattaaatgaTAGTAATTTTTACTGCTTATGCTACCTTTGCTTGGCTAAGTCGTCAAGACCCTGGATACAGCCTGGGAATGCAAAGCTCAGCCGAGTCAGGTCCCAGCAAAAGTGAGAAGATGCTAAacctgaaaagcaaaactccttaaaattcatctttccctgttttcctgcgTGCTGGAAGCGGTGGGTTCCCTGTGGAAAGCCcttctctgtctgctgctggagctgtgctctcATGCAATGGTTCCCgttccctgcaggagcagccgcAGTGACTAATGCAGCCAAGCTCGGGCGCTGGGTTGTGCCGAGCTAAAGCAAGCAGAGTATTTATAGTGCACTTAATAAAGGTGGGGGCTTTGCTTTCAGTTCCTCgctctgctcctcagctgtTGAATGAAAACCTGCCCACGCCGTGCTCTCCTGTCTTTGCCTTGGGAAGGGAATAGCTGGAGCTCAGCTGTCGTCAGGAGTCGAGCGCGTGTGCCAGTGCTGAGACACcgagctgtgctccagccctgccctgtccccttgTCTGTCCTACCCCTTTGTGCCTGGATGGAGAACTTGCACTTCCAGAGCCTCAAAAAGCTATTTTCCAAACATGGCAAAGCATCAGGGAAGCTTTAAATCAGTTTTGCTGCAGTGTTTGAGTGAACGGAAATGGATTTGGGGTAAACATGCATTCTTCTTGTCTGGGGTTTCTCTCTGTTGCTGCCGGGTAATGGAAGTGACTCCTCAGGAATAACTTCAGTGCTGATGGGATCAGTGTTTTTAAGGACCTCTGGCACAGAGAGGGTTCTGTTAGTCCAGCCTGTCCCTCTTCAGTGCTCTAGAAACTTGATTACACTCTGATTGTGGTGGAAATGCACTTCCCAAAGTGCCTTGAAGGTCTTTCAGGGCACTTCTGACATGGTTGGTACTACAAGACAGGTGAGATAGATGAGGTGGTGCTGGATGTGATGCCGTCAGGAGGGAGGTGTCCCAACCTGGATGCTCAGAAATGCTCGAGGGGGCTTGGACAGCACAGGTGAGGTTTGCAGGTGGTGTGTACCAACCATCAAACATCAAACCAGAGCTCTGTGTCCTGAGCTGTGCCCTCAGCCTGCTCCAGAGGCCTCCAACACCTGCAGGACACCCAGCAGTTGGAGAACCTTGCCAAATTCACATGCCTTGTAGTTAGACCtgtaaaagcagcttttttggGATGAAAGGCTCTAAGGTGGGGCCTCTCCAGCACcacaggaaggctctgcagctcccagtgcagtTTTCTTTGAGCCCTTATATACATTATGATGGAAAAAGACCTACTCCCCATAGGGATTTATTGGGCAGGAGTGCTTCTGCCAGAGTCAGCCTTGCTTGTGGGTGTCGTATCTGCTCTTAGAGGCCTTCATGTCCCTCACCAGTCTGATGCTGGACTCCAGTGGGAAGCTCTTGGGAAGGGCTGGTTTTAGGGAGTTCAGGTGATCTGAGGaacctgcaggaggagggaagtTTGCCCTGCAGAAGACAACCTGTGTCGCCTGATCCAGTATGTACTACTGGTGGGgtgtggaaggagaaaaaatccTCCTGGAAGTGCAGTGGCCTCCACAGTTCAGCTTTCCAGATGTGGCACAATGGATAAAGGAAGGAGAGTTGCATGGAAAGATCCTTTACATCCCTTTTGTTGGACCAAGAGAGATTTCTCCGTTAGCAAACGAGTTGCAATATCTTCCTACAGCTTTGATTATAGGACAATGACTCCTCGAATTAGGAGTTCTCCCTACCAGCTAATTACACCCTAATGTTCTCATTTATCCCAGAGGAAGCTGTTCCAGCTCGCTGCAGGTGCACACAGAGGCTCTCTCCTGATGTAAACCCCTCTCTGAAACAttgctgctggcagtgaaaACAGAGTTTTGGGAGCGTGGGGATTTCTTTATTGGCTGTCTGGAGGGATTGCTGCTGTCTTTCCCTCAGCATCCAGGATGTGTCTGGGAGCATCCTCTGCTCCAGGGGTTCCCTTGAGCTGTATTTCCACCCCAGCGCCAGGACAGAGCCCTTGGGAGTGGCTTTTTACAATTACAGTCCCATTTGCTGGCATTAATTTGGGGATAACAATGAGGCAGAAGTGTTTTGAGTGACATTTGTGAGTTCGGGATGCAGCTCATGGACCATGTGCCGACAGAAATCCAGGACTGTAAAGAATGACCCAGCAGTTGAGTGTGTATTTATTCAGCAGTGCCAGATGCATGCTTCCTTGGAGATGCTTTGATATCAGGAAGAGTTGGGGTTGggtttgtgttggtttttcaaGATTAATTTCAAATTTCCCCACCAGGGCATTGTTATAACCCATAATCTGCCCCAGAAATGTATATAGTAGTAAGAAAAGCCAGGCAAGGAAGCAGATGGGGATTAATGTTTTCTGAAGGTTGGTGCATTCGCTGGGAAAGTTTTTCAGCTCTGATGCCTTTATCCTTCTCCCCGTTTCTAAATTTCCAGGAAGCGCGACGTCATGCAGAACATTATGCAAATCTTGGAGTCGGTCCAGTTGAAGTGGGAGCTGTTTCAGAGCTGGACGgacttctccaggctgcaccTTTCTAACAAACTGGCCATTTTCGGCATCGGGTACAACACGCGCTGGAAGGAGGACATCCGCTACCACTACGCAGAGATCAGCTCCCAGGTGCCCCTGGGCAAGCGGCTCCGGGAGTATTTCAACTCGGAGAAACCGGAGGGCAGGGTGATCATGACCCGAGTACAGAAAATGAACTGGAAAAATGTTTATTACAAATTCCTGGAGATCACCATCAGCGAAGCCAGATGCTTGGAGCTGCACATGGAGATCGACTGGATTCCCATCGCTCACTCCAAACCCACTGGAGGGAACGTGGTGCAGTATTTATTACCAGGAGGGATCCCAAAAAGCCCCGGCCTGTATGCCATTGGATATGAGGAGTGCCACGAGAAACTCCCCTCCCCTCTGGCCGAGCACCGGGCACCCGACCCTGGCAATGAGACTCCAGGGGAGCTCGAGGTCCCCTCCCCACAGGCCTCCCTCCGGGTGGATATGGAGTCTGCCCGGATTATCTACTGTTACCTCGGCATCGCCGAGGTCCGGActctccagcagtgcctgtttTTACACTTCCAGGCAAACACCAAAACCTTCAGCAAAGATTGGGTCGGGATCAACGCCTTTTTATCTCAGAACTGCGTCGTAGAGCCCGGTGTCTCACCCAAATCCATCTACATCAAATTTGTGGAAGTGGAGAGGGATTTTCTGTCTGCCGGCTCTTTGGTAGAGTGCCTGGAAAAAGCCATCGGGTACCCCTTAAAGTTTAACAACTGAGTCTCGTCCTTCATAAGGATCAGGGCTCTCCGCCCCATTTTCCATCTCACTCGGATCCTGTCCGTTCACGCGGGACTTTTCCGCCTGGAGCGCGTTTGGGGTGCGCAGAGGCCGGCGGGCGCCCCCGGGCCCGGCTCTGGGAGCGGCGCGGGCGGGAGGAGCGCCCGGCCCGCGGGACGACTGTCGGTACATTCCACGTGGGACAGGCTCGTACACACGGCGTTTTCATACACAGACTGAGGGGCTGGCCTTTCCTTTATTCCACGGTGTCTCATTTGGATGCATCCGTCTCTGAGTGTTGCTCTGGATCTGACTCAATAAGCAATAGATAACGGCGAGGGAAACCCCAACTCCCGGCCCGGGACTGTTTTTCAAAGCCACCCTTAGATATCTTGTATATAATTTAGAACTTCACTTTTTTCACCATCGAGTGTTCTCCTCTCTCCAAACAGTGTTGCCTGCAAAGACTTTGGGTTCCGTGAAGTATTCCACACCCTTAGTAGCGTTGCCatatctgcttttattttattttatttttttaacattaaaataattcctggccttttttattttttctttatttttttctattttttcctatttttctctttttttgtcttttttatcattatttttctcttatttctgtctttttttcttctttttctttttcctctattcctcttttttcttttcttttgtatctttttatcttgtctttgttttttttaaaatttctttataattttccttttttttcatttttcttcttttaattttgtttgtttttttatcatttctatttttgttttttagcctttttttgtcttttctttttctcctttcggtttcctttttttcttttttttctttttttctttttttttctttttttctttttttttctttttttcctttttttttttttttttttcctaaatggaCTTCCAAAAACTCTCTGTGAGAATAACCTggcagctgagaaaaaaaaaccccgatgattatttttatttgttttgttgtcGACCCATTGCTTATGGATACAATCAAAGCTGTGAGAAGGGgaaggtggggagggggagggcggggaggggggtgggggaggaCGCATTTATGCCTTTTCCGCGTGTTCCTGGCCCAGCCCCGCGCGcggccgccggggccgggcggttTTATTTCCTGGAGCTCATCCATCGGTGACGTTGTGACATACGATGAATGTGTCGGTCCtaataaaatcaaacaaacacGTACGGAGGCTTCCACgcatccttctcttctcccgGGGGAGTTCGGGCAGGTGCTGAGCTCTTCCCTGCGGGTGTTCCCTTCCCTTTGTTGTTGAAGGagttacttattttttttaaggtgggGTCAGCACCGCCAGAGCCGGTTGCTTTCCCTGCAGGGGTTCCCCAAATCCGTGAAAGAAGTGAGGATCCCTGCCCGCCTGGACCTTGGCATCGCCCTTGGGTGCAGCTGAGCCCTGGGACGGTGGGGTGAGGAAGGGGAGCAGGTCACCAGGGGGTCACCAGCGCACCCTCCTCGCTCCCAGCCTTCAAAGCAGAGGGAGGACAAGGTGAGttgccccagggagctgctgccgaGCCGGAAGCGTTGGATGGTGAGAATGGAGTCAGGGAGAGGTGGGGTCCCGGTGGGATCACGCCAGGTCGATCCCCCAAAGCCTCCTTGTTCCTGGGATCCTGCAGTCctggaggccaggctggatttACGGGGGGTGGCGAGGGTGAGAAGGGATTAATTCTGCCCCcaccgcctcctcctcctccgccaGTGTCTAATCTCCGCTGCTGCTTCGAGGTCTGACCCTGCTCTGGTCGAGGACTGGGATAACCCTGGCTGAGCCGGGGAGGATCCACCCGGGGCTCCCGAAAACCAGGTAGTCAAAATTGCCCTTTTTTTGGATATCGTGTTTATTCCTCAGGATCGATGCGTTCATCTgaaggggtggggggagagTTGGACGAGGGTGAGGGAGGCAGGACGGGATGTTCTGCCCTGCTGGCATGAGAGGGATGAGAATGAGGAGGGTTTGaggtccctgtgctccccttGGGCGGGTGACATTTGACACTGAGGTGCCCCACTGAACCTACCCTTTAATATAAGTAATAATAACTCCTATAACTAATTAATAATTGCGCACTGTGTgagggaggctggagagggctgggagCCCGGGGGGGCGGGCTGGGCCGGACCCCTGGGGGAGGGTCAGTGCCGGGGACGGGACACCCACTCGGGGTGTGGTGGGCTCGGGCCCGCCCCCACctgcgcggccccgccccgctgcccccggcccccccggcaCCTGCTGCGGCCGCGGCTCCGGCCATGGGCGCGCTGCGGCGGGCGGCGCTGGCGCTGGCGGCGCTGCTGGGTGAGCCCCGCGGgacccggggggctccggggggtCGGTACCGGGAGAGCACCCCGCGAGATGCGGGAGGACCGGGGGGTACCGGGCAGGGCGCGGGAGAGCTTTGGGGATGCACCAGGCAGGGTCCGGTGGTGCTGGCGGCTGCagccggcggggcgcgggggaACCGGGGGGAAGCGCTCGGGAcgcggggcagcgccgcgggTACGGGGCAGGACGCGGGTCCGGGGCAGGACGCGGGTCCGGGGCAGGACGCGGGGGGACCGGGGAGCACCGTAGGCACGGGGCAGGACGCGGGTCCGGGGCAGGACGCGGGGAGACCGGGGGAGCTCCGCGGGTACGGGGCAGGACGCGGGGGGACCGGGGCAGCGCCCGGTGGGACTCGGGAAAAGCGGGGTGAAccgggcagggccagggagagCTTTTGGGAGGGCATCGGGCAGGACCCGGAGATACCAAGGGGATCACCGGgcaggctgtgggagcagccGGAGGCACCCAGGAAGAAACCCGGGAGCCCAACACCGCCGGGCAGGACCCTGAGAAGCTTTAGGGTGGCACCGAGGGCTGGGGTCACAGCACCCACCTGCCTGTGTGCCCCCAGTCCCCTACCTCAGCAGGCAGCTTGGcagggggggagaggggggaaagaTCCACCCCGCTCCCCTTTTAGGAGTGCCCAGAAATCTGAGTCATCCCAGGAAAAGCCATTTGTACCTTGGAGCTGCCAAACAGCCACTTCCAGCACCCCCAAACCCGAAGCACCCCCGTATGGGGACCCGCCAGGGACTCCAATGTGAGTGAGCACAGTTCACCTCCCTGCGTGGCATTGGGCAggaaaaatccatttcttttcccttgtttACTGGTGCTCCACAGCCATCCCAGCTGGTTTTGAGGTGAAGGGTCTCAACCCTTCTCTGTCCATGGCGTTTTCCCTTCTTCTGCCCTTAATTTCCCACCCTATTTGAGTTTTCTTGGAACTGCCATGGTTGCTCCTAAAGGAAACATCCTTTGGCGTTCCCAGCAAAGGAGAGGCCTTTGGAGAAAGGAAACGGCCCCAGAAACAAtggcagcagcatttccttccAGCAGAACACTGGGTGGGGGTCCTGGAGCCGCCACTTGTTCCTCCTTGAAGGTTTTCTTCCTTGATAAAAGTTAATGAAAGTGTGTTGGTATGACGTGTAGGGGTAACTCAGCCCTTAAATCCCACCAGGGCGTTCCTTTGCCGCATCCCAGTGGTATTTTTTGCATGGAATCATGATGGATTCCCACAAGAAAAATCACACTTGAGCCCTGGGATGTGACATCACAGGCACTCAGCTcaaaaatgcagggaaaagaCCCTTCGGAAGCCCAagtgtgtgtttttcctttagTTTTGCTTTCAAGCAATCCTTCCTCATCCCGTGGGATCCTCATGAGATTGTGATggggaaaagcaaaatgaggGATGTTTGCCATCCCTGTTCTCTTCCCAGTccttatcccatcccatccctgatCCCAACCCCAATCCCTTCCTCAATCCCATTCCAATCTCACCCCCTGCCCATCCCATCTCCATCCCAACCATCTCCGCCTCTCTCCCACACCAGGGGTGAGGCACGTTTCCATCTATAGCCAAGTCACATaggattatttaattttttttccccaaat
This DNA window, taken from Prinia subflava isolate CZ2003 ecotype Zambia chromosome 22, Cam_Psub_1.2, whole genome shotgun sequence, encodes the following:
- the MSANTD2 gene encoding myb/SANT-like DNA-binding domain-containing protein 2 isoform X1, whose product is MAAPCGSSQLPPAEPPLRVPKMEVLSPGSPGALSDGNPSLSDPSTPSGASPLGAGPAAGGAALGARGGASPSVSFSPGGAAAAAAAAACRGMSWTPAETNALIAVWGNERLVEARYQQLEGAGTVFGSKAPGPAMYERVSRALAELGYERTPSQCRERIKTLRRCYSRVKEHGVGKRKSSYTFEQLEQVFGQGGWDSQPCQPVLINSSGLYQELESDGSTMEEYSQEDWGNHSQDLHCYQTGEQELDEMPTTKRTLKIKQESSEDTQKRDVMQNIMQILESVQLKWELFQSWTDFSRLHLSNKLAIFGIGYNTRWKEDIRYHYAEISSQVPLGKRLREYFNSEKPEGRVIMTRVQKMNWKNVYYKFLEITISEARCLELHMEIDWIPIAHSKPTGGNVVQYLLPGGIPKSPGLYAIGYEECHEKLPSPLAEHRAPDPGNETPGELEVPSPQASLRVDMESARIIYCYLGIAEVRTLQQCLFLHFQANTKTFSKDWVGINAFLSQNCVVEPGVSPKSIYIKFVEVERDFLSAGSLVECLEKAIGYPLKFNN
- the MSANTD2 gene encoding myb/SANT-like DNA-binding domain-containing protein 2 isoform X2, with amino-acid sequence MQKYTLRRCYSRVKEHGVGKRKSSYTFEQLEQVFGQGGWDSQPCQPVLINSSGLYQELESDGSTMEEYSQEDWGNHSQDLHCYQTGEQELDEMPTTKRTLKIKQESSEDTQKRDVMQNIMQILESVQLKWELFQSWTDFSRLHLSNKLAIFGIGYNTRWKEDIRYHYAEISSQVPLGKRLREYFNSEKPEGRVIMTRVQKMNWKNVYYKFLEITISEARCLELHMEIDWIPIAHSKPTGGNVVQYLLPGGIPKSPGLYAIGYEECHEKLPSPLAEHRAPDPGNETPGELEVPSPQASLRVDMESARIIYCYLGIAEVRTLQQCLFLHFQANTKTFSKDWVGINAFLSQNCVVEPGVSPKSIYIKFVEVERDFLSAGSLVECLEKAIGYPLKFNN